From the genome of Desulfovibrio sp. JY:
ACAAGAAGATCAAGCAGGTCGGCGACCACTGGGAAGCCAGTTACCGGGTCATCATCCGGGAATCCCTGGGAGCCGAAGTCAAGCGCGTCCAGTACGAACATACGCCCTATGTGGGCCACATCACGTATTTGCAGCGCGTCTATACATGCGATGCGCCGACCAAGCAGGCCGCCCTGGCCGGACCGTTCACCTCCAAGGACGAGAACATCCGCGAGATTTTCAGCTACTCCGCCAAGAAGAAAGCCTGGCGCTAGTTTGCTGCGGGAAGAGTGGTGATGATGCGAGAGGGGGACCCTTTTTGAAAAAAGGGTCCCCCTCTCGCGCTCTCCCCTCCCAAAAACTTTTAACGGTGACAGGTTGTTATCGTTAAAAGTCTTTGGAAAGGGGGGCTGGGGGGAAACCTTTCTTCAGAAAGGTTTCCCCCCAGGTCTGCTCCTTCCAAAAGTCTTCAGGCAGCCTCAGCGGCGACGGGGTTTCGCAGCACGCCGTAGCCTTCGAGTTCGATTTCGCAGACGTCTCCGGGTTTGAGGAAGACGGGCGGGGTGCGGGCAAAGCCGACCCCGGACGGCGTGCCGGTGACGATGACGTCGCCCGGAGCCAGGGTCATGGCTTCGGAAATCGAGGCCACCAGCGTGGCCACGTCGAACAGCATGTCCGCCGTGGACGCTTCCTGCATGATCTCGCCGTTGACCGACGCCGACAGGCGCAGGCCCTTCGCCCCGGGGGGCAGCTCGTCGGTGGTGCACAGTTCGGGGCCGAATGCGCCTGTATTGTCGAAATTCTTGCCCAAAAACCACTGGCTGGAGCGAAACTGGTAGTCGCGGACGGAACCCTCGTTGAAAAGGGCGTATCCGGCCACGTGGGCCAAAGCGGCCTCGGCCGGGATGTGCCGCCCGCCGATGCCGATGATCGCGGCCACTTCGGCCTCGAAATCGAGTTTTAGGGATACCCTTGGCCGTATCAGGGGCGCGTCGTGGCCGATGAGGGTCGTGGCCATGCGTCCGAAGAAGACCGGGTGCTCGGGCAGGCTTTGGGGGTCGATCTCGATGGCGTGGTCCACGTAATTGAGCCCGACGCACAGGATCTTGTCCGGATGCGGCACCGGCGGCAGCAGGCGAACGGCGGAAAACCGAAGTTGCGCATGGGACGGCGCGGCGTCCGCGGCGTCGGCGGCGGCGGCAAGCCCGGCATCGCCCAGGGCCAGCAGGGACTTCATATCCCGGGGCAGTTCCGGGGCGGCAATGGCCAGATCGACAAGGATATCGCCCAGCCGTACCCCGAGGCGCGGACCGTCGGCATGGGAAAAGGTGACAAGACGCATGGCCCCTCCTTTACGGCGACTGTGGGACTGTAGAGGGGGTGGCGGCGCGGCGTCAAGGACAAGGCCGAAAACAGCGCCTTACACGAACGTCATGCTTGTTTGAGGGGGAAAAGCGAGGGCGGATGCGAGAGCCGGCCCAAGGCCAAAAATGAGGCCTCTCAGCGCCCCTGGGGCAGGGACTGGGCGCTTGAAAGCTCCGAAAGCACGGTCAAAAGGGCCATGCCGCGAAGATCGGGCAGGGACAGCGAGGACGAGAGCTTTTCCAGCAGGTTGGTCTTTTTCTTGGGGCCCTTGAGCAGGGGAACGTCGCCGGTCAGGCCGGTTTCCTTTTTCAGGTAATCCACGGCCTCTTCCTGGCCGCCGAGCTCGTCGACAAGGCCGAGTTCCATGGCGCGCGCGCCGGTCATGGCCCGGCCGTCGGCAATGGCCGCGATGGCGTCTTTGGCCAGCTTGCGCTGTTTGGCCACATCGCCGGAAAACTGCTTGTTGAGGTCGTCGATCAGGCCCCTAAGATAGGCGCGCTGGTCGTCGGTCAGGGGTTTGAAGGGGCTGCCGGCGTCCTTGAGCTTCCCCGTGGTCAGGGATTCGAAGTCGATGCCGAGTTTCTGCAGCAGATCGCGCACGTTGGCGAACTGGGTCATGACCCCGATGCTGCCGGTGATGGTGCCCGGATTGGCGAAGATGCGCCCGGCCGGGCAGGCGGCGTAGTAGCCGCCCGAGGCGGCGACAGCGGAGAAAGAGGCCACGACGGGCTTGACCGCGCCCAGCTTTTTGACCGCCATGTACATTTCCTGGGACGGGCCGAAAGCCCCTCCCGGGGAATTGACGCGCAGCACCACGCCTTTGACCGATTTGTCGTCGCGCAGCTTGCGGATAAAGGCCACCACCTCCTCGGCGTCGATGATGGGGCCTTCGATGCGCACCACGCCGATGCGTGGCTCGGCCGCGCCGAAAAGGCTGTCGCCTTCCGCGTCATGGCCAAAGACGCCGCAAGCGGCCGCGATCCCCAAAACAAGGATCACGGCCGCCACGGCTATGGCCAGCCCGAAGAGGCCCGGGCGGCGTGAGGCAAAGGATTGGCTAGTGCTGGGCATCCTCTTCCAACTTCTGGCGGAGCAGTTCACCGAGGTTGCTGCCCGTGTCGGACGGGCCGGCGGTGCGGAACTCCTTGGCCTTGCGCTTGTCCTCCTCGTCCTTGATGGACTTGATGGACAGGCCCAGGCGGCGTTCGTCAGCGCTGACGTGGATGACCTTGGCTTCGATCTCGTCCCCTTCCTTGTACAACTCGGCCGGGGTCTTGACCTTCTTGCGGCTGATCTCCGAGACGTGGACCAGGCCTTCGATGCCTTCCTCGACCTCGACGAACAGGCCGAAGTCGGTGATATTGGTCACCGTGCCCTTGACCATGGCGCCGACCGGGTAGGTGTCGGGCACGCGGGTCCAGGGATCTTCGGACAGCTGCTTGATGCCGAGGGTGAACTTCTCGTTTTCCTTGTCCACGGTCAGGACCTTGGCCATGACGATATCGCCGGACTTGAACATCTCGCCGGGGTGGCGGACTTTCTTGGTCCAGGAGATGTCGGAAACGTGGATCAGGCCGTCGATGCCGTCCTCGATGCCGATGAAGATGCCGAATTCGGTGATGTTTTTCACCGAACCCTCAAGGATGGTGCCCTCGGGGTACTTCTCGGCCACGATATCCCAGGGGTTGGGCCGCACCTGCTTCATGCCGAGCGAGATGCGCTTCTTCTCGGGATCGACGGAAAGGACCACAACTTCGACTTCGTCGCCGACGTGGACCATCTGGCTCGGGTGGCGCAGCTTGCGGGTCCAGGACATCTCGGAGATGTGGACCAGACCCTCGACGCCGGCCTCGAGTTCGACGAAAGCGCCGTAGTCGACCAGGTTGGTGACCTTGCCGGTAAGGCGGGTACCTTCGGGGTACTTGCCGGCAATGTTTTCCCAGGGGTCGGACACGAGCTGCTTCATGCCGAGAGAAACTTTCTGCTTCTCCTGGTCGAAGGACAGGACCTTCAATTGCAGTTCGTCGCCGAGGTGCACAAGCTCCTTGGGGTGCTTGATGCGCTTCCAGGACATATCGGTGATGTGCATGAGCCCGTCGAGGCCACCGAGGTCGACGAACACGCCGTACTCGGTGATGTTTTTCACGCGGCCGGTGACGACCTGGCCTTCCTCGAGGGTCTTGAGCAGATCCTTGCGCATGGAATCGCGACGTTCTTCGAGCAGCACGCGCCGCGAAACGATGACGTTGCTGCGGCGGCGGTTGATCTTCAGAACGCGGAATTCGAACTCCTGGCCGACCAGGGCGTCCATGTCGGGCACGGGCCGCAGGTCGACGTGGGAGCCGGGCAGGAACGCTTCGACGCCACCAAGGTCGACGGTGTAGCCGCCCTTGATGCGGCGCACGATCCGACCGCTGATGACATCATCTTTTTCCTGGATTTCCTCGAGCTTATCAAAAAGCTGCATCCGCTTGGCCCGTTCGCGGGACAAGTAGATGGTGCCTTCGGATTCGTTCTTGGAGACGACGTAGACGTCGATCTGGTCGCCGACGGCCACTTCGAGTTCGCCGGCGGCGTCTTGGAATTCACTGACGGGGATCTGGCCTTCGGACTTGAAGTTCACGTCGACGAGGACGTGCTCCTTACCGATACGCACCACGACGCCCTGGGTGATGGAACCTTCTTCCAGGTCGCCGAAATCCTCATTGAGGTAATTTTCGAGAGCGTCCTCGAAGTTGACTTCCATTTCCGAGTTAGGGTTAGCATTCATTTCCGGGGTTTTGTCCATGAGTTGACCTCCAACACGATCTATCCCTGTGAAAAGGATTTTAGGTCGTAGCAGAAAGATCGGGGGGGCACAACTCCAATATCCCGGTGTTTCCTGGCAAAAAAAGGCGCCCGCAAGTCTGGGTCCTGTGCCGGGAAGAACGATAAAGGACGCTTCGCCTGCTGGTTGCGGCGAAAAACCCGAGTGGGCCGGTCAGCAATAGTCGGGCAGGACCGCGCGCAGCAGGTCCATACCGCCCCAGGCGGTAAAAAGCGCCGTTGCCCGCGTTTCCACTTCCGACCGGTCGAGGGGCCAGCCCGCCGCTGAAGTCGTAGCGTCGCAAGAGGTAACATTTCAAAAAAATAAAAGATTTAGGAAGGGGAGAGCGCGAGAGGGGAGAACCCTTTTTAAAGGGTTTCCCCTCTCGCATCATTCCTCGTTCCTAATTCTTCTTCTTTTTCATCTAGCTCAGCGCCACCAAGTCGTAGTCCTTGGTTTCCTCGATGGTGGCGGTGACCATGGCTCCGGGCGCGACGCCGGGGCCGCTGACGTACGTTACCCCGTCGATCTCCGGGGCCTGGAACCAGCAGCGGCCGATGTGCAGCCCGGGCCATTCGCCGTGGACCGCGTCCACAAGCACTTCCTGCTCGCTGCCGGCGTATTGTTCCAGGAGTTCGGCGCTGATTTCCTTTTGGGCGGCCATGATCGCACCCACGCGGCGTTCCTTGACGTCCCGGCGTACCTGCCCCGGCATGGTCGCTGCCGGGGTGCCGTCCTCGCGGTGGTAGGGGAAGACGCCCACGTGCATGAGCCGCGTGCGCTCGACAAACGCGAGCAGGGCCTCGAAATGGGCCTTTTTTTCGCCCGGCAGCCCCACGATGAAGGTGGAACGCAGGGCGGCGTCCGGAAAGTGCTTGCGCACGCGGGCGATAACCGTGTCCGCGTCCGCCGCCTTGGGCCGGGCCATGGCGGCCAGCATCTCCGGGTGGACGTGCTGGAAGGGAATGTCGAAATAGGGCACGAACGGCCGCCCCGCGCCGGCCAGGAAAGAGAGCAGGGAATCGGTCACGCCGGACGGGTAAAGGTAGAGCAGGCGCAGCCAGGAAAGCCCGGGCAGCGGCAGGAGCTTTTCCAAAAGCGCCTTGAGGCCTTCCTTCATGCCGAGGTCGCGCCCGTAGGCGGTCACGTCCTGGGCCACCAGCACCAGCTCCTTGGCCCCCTGGTCGATGAGCCCCCTGGCCTCGGTAATAAGCCCGTCGATGGGCCGGCTGGCCAGTTTGCCCCGGATGGCGGGGATGGTGCAGTAGCGGCAGGCGTGGTCGCAGCCCTCGGCGATCTTGAGATAGGCGTAGGACGGCGGGGTGCTGCTTTGGCGTCCGGCCGGCGCGGCGGTCTCGGCCCCGAGCTCGCTGGCCAGGCGGCCTGGGATCAGGTCGAGTTCGCTTGGCAGTCCCCAGATGTCCACCTCGGGGAGATCGCGCCGTAGCGTATCGTCGAACCGGGCCGGCAGGCAGCCCATGACCGCGAGTTTGGGCTTCGGGGAAAGCTCGCGGATGGTATCGGCAAGCTCCAGGATGACGGCCACGGATTCCTCCACCGCCGGGGCGATGAAGGCGCAGGTGTTGACCACGATCAGGTCGGCGGCGGCCGGGTCGTCGACCATGGCCGTGCGAAAGGGCAGGGCGCCCAAGGCCGTCTCGGTGTCCACGCGGTTCTTGGGACAACCAAGGCTTACGGCGTGAACCTTGTATGTGTGGGCCATGATGTGGCTTCCGTCCTTGCGGGCAATGTCTGGCCGGGCTACCATGGGCGGTGCCAAATGGCAAAACCGCCGGCAGCGGCCGGCCAGGAGGGGCCATGAGCACCGACCCCGAACTGCCGCCACGCCTTTGTCTTTTTGGCGACGGCCGACAACTTCTCGATTGTTTCGAACTGGTCCGGCAGGCGGGCGTGCGCGGTCCGGGCAGCGCCTTCGACGGCATGGAGCTTGCCGCCGCCCCGGCCGACGGCGACGCGACCCCGGCCGGACAGGCCCGGGAACTGGGCATCGGCTGGAGCGACGACGTCATGGTCCTGCTCCAAAGCGCGTCGCCGGGGCTGCTCGTGCTTGTCACCGACGGCGCGACCCTGCCGTGTGCGCTGCCGGGCGGCTGGCGCATCCTGTCGCCCGACGATGCCCGTCTGCTTTTTACCGTGGCCTCGCGCGCCGCCGCCGTCCAGGCCTGCCGGCCGGACATGGCCCGGGCCAGACGCCTGCTGGCCAACCTCTTCGACAATATGGACGACGAGATCGCGCTGCTCGCCCCGGATGGGACGCTCCTCGACGCCAACGCGAATCTGTCCAGACGGTTGGAGCGGCCCCGGGAGGAACTCGTCGGCCTGCCGGCGCGGGAGGCTTTTCCGGATTTTCCGGACCTGGACGCTCCCGGGGAGGCGGGCGCGCCTTCTGTCCATGCCGCCCTGGCCGCCGGGCGCAAGGCCAGCCGTGACGGCTCGCGGGTCGACCGGCGGGGACGGTTGCGTTATTTCCGCACCGCGTTCTACCCGGTGCCCGGCCCCGCCGGTCGACCGGACCATGTGGCCGTGCTGCGCCGCGACATCACCCACGATGTCTTTCTGGAGCGCCGGCTGCAAAAATCCGAGCGTCTGGCCGCCATCGGCGAACTGTCCATGTTTATCTCCCACGAGATCCGAAATCCGCTTTTCGCCATTGCCGGCTTTGCCAACGCCCTGCTGCGGGCCAAGGACCTGGGCGAGGCCAGCCGTGAAAAGGCCTCCATCATCCTGTCCGAATCCCGCCGCCTGGACGAAATTTTGAAGGACATCATCAATTTCGCCCGCCCGACCGTGTCCAGGCCCGGCGAGGTCGACCTGGCCGATGTGGCCCGGCGCACCATGGCGCTCATGCGCCACGCCCTGGAAAGCCAGGGCATCGCCGTCACCCTCGACCTGTCCCCGGATGCCCCGGTAGCCCGGGGCGATCCCGAAACCATGACCCAATGCCTGGTCAATTGCCTCAAGAACGCCATGGAGGCCATGCCGGACGGCGGGCATGTCACGGTGTCCACGGAGCTGCGCGACGGCCGCGCCCGACTGTCCGTCTCCGACGACGGACCCGGCATCGCCCCGGATATCCTGCCCCGGGTGTTCAACCCCTTTTTCACCACCCGGGACAAACGCGCCGGCCTGGGGCTCGCCATGACAAAAAAGATACTGGAAGACCTGGGCGGCAGCGTGGAACTGGAAAGCGTCCTGGGGAAAGGCACCACAGTGGCCCTTTCCCTGCCCCCATACCTGGAACTGTCCCCCGAGGAGGTTTGATGGACAGGCTCGTCCCGGCCGCGCCGACCCAAGTGGTGCTGGCCACCCGCAACAAGGGAAAAATCAAGGAATTAAACGCGCTGCTCGCCCCGCTTGGCGTGCGCGTCATCGGGCTCGATGCCTTTCCGGACATCGGCGAGATCCCCGAGACCGGGGAGACGTTTCTGGACAACGCCCGGATCAAGGCGGACGCCGTGTGCCGGGCCACCGGCCTCGTCAGCCTGGCCGACGATTCGGGGCTGTGCGTGGACGCGCTTTCCGGCGCGCCGGGCGTGCACTCGGCCCGCTTTTCCGGCGAACACGCAAACGACGCCGCCAACAACGCCAAGTTGCTCGCCGCCATGGCCCATGTGCCCGAACGCGACCGGACCTGCCGCTTCGTTTCCGTGGTCGTTGCCGCCTGCCCCGACGGCCGGGAGCTGACGGCCGAAGGGACCTGGGAAGGCCGCGTTCTCGCCGCCCCGGCCGGGAACGGCGGCTTTGGCTACGATCCGCTCTTTTTCGACCCCACCCTCGGCAAAGCCGCGGCCGAGCTCACGCCCGAAGAGAAAAACGCCCGCAGCCATCGCGGCAAGGCCCTGGCCAGACTGGTCGCGGCCTGGCCGGGATTTTGGGGAGAGAAGTAAGGGATAGAGGGTAGATGATAGAGGATAGAGGGGAGAGGGAGGAGGTCGGCGGCAGGAGCGGGGCGCTGCCCCGGGCCCCGGCAGGAGAGGCTCCGCCTCTCCTGCACCTCACCGCCGGGGGGCTTGATGCCCCCCGGACCCCCCTTTACCGGGTTGGGATGGGGGGAGTGGTGGTGTTGTCGGGAGGCGGAACACGACGTTTGTCGCCGCGATCGGCCCGGCGACACGAGGCGCCTCAGCGCCTCGACGCCGGACGCGATCGCGACGACAAGGCGCGCCAGCGGCGAAGCGCCGCATGGAAAGACGAGGAGTGGGGAAGGCAGGGAGAGTGACGGTAATCTCGCACGAACGGGAGGACGCCATGACCAAGTCGTATCTGCTGTGCAAGTGCACCGGGGAAGACCGGATTCCCCTGGTGGTCTTTACCGCCGATAACGTCGACGAGGCCCGCGAGGCCCCGACATGGCTGCGGCGCAAGCACCCGGACCACCCCGGTCTGCGACTGGAACCCGGGGAATTCTTCGAAATCCTGGAGAAGGACCTTTGCCCCGCCGACGAGTGGGACGCGGCCCTGGCCCGCATCCATGCCGAAAAGCCGGCATCGAAGCAGTCCTGACGGGCCGCGTTCCGATCTCCCGTGACGGCGGGCGAAAAACTACGGCATGCGCAGGTAGCGGGCGTCCATCCAGCCGGGAACGCCGGAATCCGACACCACGATGCGCGCCCAGCCGCTTTGATATTCATAGACCCGCACGGCCTGGCCACGGTAGACCACGGTCCGCACATCGCAGCCCGGCGACGGGCAAATCCGTACATTGACCGAGTCCGCGCCGACCACGCGCACGTACCCGGCCGGCGGCGGCGGCGTCAGGTCGATGGAGACGCTGCATCCCACGCCAAGGACCGTCAGCAACAGCAGCAGCCCCAAGGTGTTTGCAATTTTCGCTTTCATGGCTCCCCCTCGTGATGCTTCGCGGCATTTTGTGTTTTATGCCTGACGCAGGGCTCTTTGTCCAGGAATTCCTTGACTTTTTTCCAATATGATGGCTTTTCAAAGAACATGAAGCTGACCGTCGTTGTGGACAACAATACACTGATCGATCATTATCTGCTCGGTGAACCCGGGTTTTCCCTGCTGTTGCATGACGGCGGCCGGCAGGTGCTGTTCGATTGCGGCTATTCCGACGTGCTGTGCCAAAACGCCGCCCGGCTCGGCATCGATCTGGGCGAGCTCGACGTGGTCGCCCTGTCCCATGGCCACCTGGACCACACCTGGGGCCTGGCCCATCTGCTTTCCCTTTTCAACGACCGCGCCTGCGAGGGCCGTATCGGCTCGCGCCCCTTGCTCGTGGCCCACCCCGAGGCCTTTTTGCCCAAACGCGTCAGCGGCATGTTCATCGGCTCCATGGTGTCCGAGGCCGCCCTGGGCGACCATTTCACCATGCGCCTGACCCGCGAGCCCCTGCGCCTGACGGATTGGCTCTTTTTCCTGGGCGAGATTCCCCGCCGCATCCCCTTCGAAGCGCCGACGCCCCTTGGCGTGCGCGTAACGCCCAAGGGCGCGGTCCCGGACCTGCTTCCGGACGATTCCGCCCTGGCCTATCTTGGGGAAAAAGGCCTCGTCATCATCACCGGCTGCGCCCATGCCGGCATCTGCAACATAGTCGCCCACGCCCGGGAAGTGACCGGCGAACGGCGCGTGTCCGCCATCATCGGCGGCCTGCACCTGCACGACGCCGCACCCGACCGCATCGATGCCGTGGCCGCCTGGCTGGCCGAGGCCGGCGTTGCCGCGCTCTACCCCTGCCACTGCACCGGATTCGCCGCCACCCTGGCCTTAAGCAGGGTCCTGCCCGTAAACGCGGTCGGCGTGGGCTTATCTCTTATTTTCGAGTAACCTTCTCGCATTCCCGGGAAGCCCTTTTGGCAAAACGATGGCCGGGGTTTCCCCCATTCGCGGCAAGGCCGCAAAGGAGATGCGCTAGCATGTGGGACGCCAAGCCGCCCAGACACGATGTTTCCCGCTTAACCGACCAGGACGTGTACCTCTTCAAGCAGGGCAACCATTTCGACCTGCCGGACAAGCTCGGCTCCCAGGCCATGACCGTGGAGGACGAGCCGGGCGTCCACTTCGCGGTCTGGGCTCCCAACGCCAAGGCCGTGTCCGTGGTCGGGGACTTCAACGGCTGGGAGCCCGGAAGGCACCTCATGGCCGCCCGCCCGGACGCCTCGGGCATCCACGAATGCTTCATCCCCGGCCTTGGCCAGGGCACACACTACAAATATCATATCGAGTCGAGCGTGGGCGATTATCGCGCCGACAAGGGCGATCCCTACGCCTTCTACTGGGAAACCTCGCCGAGCACCGCCTCCATCGTCTGGGACCTCGACTACCAGTGGAACGACGCGGCCTGGATGGCCTCGCGCCACGAAAAAAACGGATTTTCCGCGCCGATTTCCATCTACGAGGTGCACCTCGGCTCGTTTAGGCGCGTCCACGAGGACCGCTACCGGTCGCTGTCCTACCTGGAGATGGCCGACCATCTCACCGAACACGTGCTGCGCTGCGGTTTTTCCCACGTGGAATTCCTGCCCATCATGGAGCACCCTTTCTTCGGCTCCTGGGGCTACCAGACCCTTGGCTACTTCGCCCCCACCAGCCGTTTCGGCTCGCCCCAGGACTTCATGACCCTGATCGACAGGCTCCACCAGAACGGCATCGGCGTCGTCCTCGACTGGGTGCCCTCCCATTTTCCCACCGACGGCCACGGCCTGTCCTTTTTCGACGGCACCCACCTCTACGAGCATGCCGACCCCAAAAAGGGCTACCACCCGGACTGGAACTGCTACATCTTCAATACCGGCCGCTACGAGGTCCGCGAGTTCCTCATCTCCAGCGCCCTGTTCTGGCTCAAGAACTACCACGTCGACGCCCTGCGCGTGGACGCCGTGGCCTCCATGCTCTACCTCGACTACTCCCGCCGCGAGGGCGAATGGATTCCCAACATCCACGGCGGCCGGGAGAACCTGGATAATATCGCCTTCCTGCGACGCCTGAATGAAATGGTCTACAGCCGCTTCCCCGGCTGCGAGACCATGGCCGAGGAATCCACCTCCTGGCCCATGGTGTCGCGGCCTCCCTACCTCGGCGGCCTCGGGTTCGGCATGAAGTGGAACATGGGCTGGATGCACGATACCCTGAACTACTTCTCCCGCGACCCGATCTTTCGCAAATATCACCACGGCGAACTGACCTTCAGCATCTGGTACGCCTTTTCGGAAAACTTCATCCTGGCCCTGTCCCACGACGAAGTGGTCTACGGCAAGGGCAGCCTGCTCGGCAAAATGCCCGGCGACGACTGGAAACGCTTCGCCAACCTGCGCCTGCTCTACGGCTACATGTTCGGGCATCCCGGCAAGAAGCTGCTTTTCATGGGCGGCGAATTCGCCCAATGGCAGGAATGGAACCACGACG
Proteins encoded in this window:
- the glgB gene encoding 1,4-alpha-glucan branching protein GlgB — protein: MWDAKPPRHDVSRLTDQDVYLFKQGNHFDLPDKLGSQAMTVEDEPGVHFAVWAPNAKAVSVVGDFNGWEPGRHLMAARPDASGIHECFIPGLGQGTHYKYHIESSVGDYRADKGDPYAFYWETSPSTASIVWDLDYQWNDAAWMASRHEKNGFSAPISIYEVHLGSFRRVHEDRYRSLSYLEMADHLTEHVLRCGFSHVEFLPIMEHPFFGSWGYQTLGYFAPTSRFGSPQDFMTLIDRLHQNGIGVVLDWVPSHFPTDGHGLSFFDGTHLYEHADPKKGYHPDWNCYIFNTGRYEVREFLISSALFWLKNYHVDALRVDAVASMLYLDYSRREGEWIPNIHGGRENLDNIAFLRRLNEMVYSRFPGCETMAEESTSWPMVSRPPYLGGLGFGMKWNMGWMHDTLNYFSRDPIFRKYHHGELTFSIWYAFSENFILALSHDEVVYGKGSLLGKMPGDDWKRFANLRLLYGYMFGHPGKKLLFMGGEFAQWQEWNHDAEPQWELLDSPPHQGVMQWIADLNRVYKEETALHQRDFKPEGFEWIDYRDAEASVLAFLRRGKAPGDVLLVALNFTPVPRENYRIGVPVPGLWTELLNSDSKLYGGSGIGNAGAVMAEEIESFDHPYSLNLTLPPLGVVFLRPAR
- the rimO gene encoding 30S ribosomal protein S12 methylthiotransferase RimO — protein: MAHTYKVHAVSLGCPKNRVDTETALGALPFRTAMVDDPAAADLIVVNTCAFIAPAVEESVAVILELADTIRELSPKPKLAVMGCLPARFDDTLRRDLPEVDIWGLPSELDLIPGRLASELGAETAAPAGRQSSTPPSYAYLKIAEGCDHACRYCTIPAIRGKLASRPIDGLITEARGLIDQGAKELVLVAQDVTAYGRDLGMKEGLKALLEKLLPLPGLSWLRLLYLYPSGVTDSLLSFLAGAGRPFVPYFDIPFQHVHPEMLAAMARPKAADADTVIARVRKHFPDAALRSTFIVGLPGEKKAHFEALLAFVERTRLMHVGVFPYHREDGTPAATMPGQVRRDVKERRVGAIMAAQKEISAELLEQYAGSEQEVLVDAVHGEWPGLHIGRCWFQAPEIDGVTYVSGPGVAPGAMVTATIEETKDYDLVALS
- a CDS encoding MBL fold metallo-hydrolase, translated to MKLTVVVDNNTLIDHYLLGEPGFSLLLHDGGRQVLFDCGYSDVLCQNAARLGIDLGELDVVALSHGHLDHTWGLAHLLSLFNDRACEGRIGSRPLLVAHPEAFLPKRVSGMFIGSMVSEAALGDHFTMRLTREPLRLTDWLFFLGEIPRRIPFEAPTPLGVRVTPKGAVPDLLPDDSALAYLGEKGLVIITGCAHAGICNIVAHAREVTGERRVSAIIGGLHLHDAAPDRIDAVAAWLAEAGVAALYPCHCTGFAATLALSRVLPVNAVGVGLSLIFE
- the sppA gene encoding signal peptide peptidase SppA, with protein sequence MPSTSQSFASRRPGLFGLAIAVAAVILVLGIAAACGVFGHDAEGDSLFGAAEPRIGVVRIEGPIIDAEEVVAFIRKLRDDKSVKGVVLRVNSPGGAFGPSQEMYMAVKKLGAVKPVVASFSAVAASGGYYAACPAGRIFANPGTITGSIGVMTQFANVRDLLQKLGIDFESLTTGKLKDAGSPFKPLTDDQRAYLRGLIDDLNKQFSGDVAKQRKLAKDAIAAIADGRAMTGARAMELGLVDELGGQEEAVDYLKKETGLTGDVPLLKGPKKKTNLLEKLSSSLSLPDLRGMALLTVLSELSSAQSLPQGR
- a CDS encoding SH3 domain-containing protein, with protein sequence MKAKIANTLGLLLLLTVLGVGCSVSIDLTPPPPAGYVRVVGADSVNVRICPSPGCDVRTVVYRGQAVRVYEYQSGWARIVVSDSGVPGWMDARYLRMP
- a CDS encoding 30S ribosomal protein S1, which gives rise to MDKTPEMNANPNSEMEVNFEDALENYLNEDFGDLEEGSITQGVVVRIGKEHVLVDVNFKSEGQIPVSEFQDAAGELEVAVGDQIDVYVVSKNESEGTIYLSRERAKRMQLFDKLEEIQEKDDVISGRIVRRIKGGYTVDLGGVEAFLPGSHVDLRPVPDMDALVGQEFEFRVLKINRRRSNVIVSRRVLLEERRDSMRKDLLKTLEEGQVVTGRVKNITEYGVFVDLGGLDGLMHITDMSWKRIKHPKELVHLGDELQLKVLSFDQEKQKVSLGMKQLVSDPWENIAGKYPEGTRLTGKVTNLVDYGAFVELEAGVEGLVHISEMSWTRKLRHPSQMVHVGDEVEVVVLSVDPEKKRISLGMKQVRPNPWDIVAEKYPEGTILEGSVKNITEFGIFIGIEDGIDGLIHVSDISWTKKVRHPGEMFKSGDIVMAKVLTVDKENEKFTLGIKQLSEDPWTRVPDTYPVGAMVKGTVTNITDFGLFVEVEEGIEGLVHVSEISRKKVKTPAELYKEGDEIEAKVIHVSADERRLGLSIKSIKDEEDKRKAKEFRTAGPSDTGSNLGELLRQKLEEDAQH
- a CDS encoding PAS domain-containing protein; this translates as MSTDPELPPRLCLFGDGRQLLDCFELVRQAGVRGPGSAFDGMELAAAPADGDATPAGQARELGIGWSDDVMVLLQSASPGLLVLVTDGATLPCALPGGWRILSPDDARLLFTVASRAAAVQACRPDMARARRLLANLFDNMDDEIALLAPDGTLLDANANLSRRLERPREELVGLPAREAFPDFPDLDAPGEAGAPSVHAALAAGRKASRDGSRVDRRGRLRYFRTAFYPVPGPAGRPDHVAVLRRDITHDVFLERRLQKSERLAAIGELSMFISHEIRNPLFAIAGFANALLRAKDLGEASREKASIILSESRRLDEILKDIINFARPTVSRPGEVDLADVARRTMALMRHALESQGIAVTLDLSPDAPVARGDPETMTQCLVNCLKNAMEAMPDGGHVTVSTELRDGRARLSVSDDGPGIAPDILPRVFNPFFTTRDKRAGLGLAMTKKILEDLGGSVELESVLGKGTTVALSLPPYLELSPEEV
- a CDS encoding fumarylacetoacetate hydrolase family protein; the encoded protein is MRLVTFSHADGPRLGVRLGDILVDLAIAAPELPRDMKSLLALGDAGLAAAADAADAAPSHAQLRFSAVRLLPPVPHPDKILCVGLNYVDHAIEIDPQSLPEHPVFFGRMATTLIGHDAPLIRPRVSLKLDFEAEVAAIIGIGGRHIPAEAALAHVAGYALFNEGSVRDYQFRSSQWFLGKNFDNTGAFGPELCTTDELPPGAKGLRLSASVNGEIMQEASTADMLFDVATLVASISEAMTLAPGDVIVTGTPSGVGFARTPPVFLKPGDVCEIELEGYGVLRNPVAAEAA
- a CDS encoding XTP/dITP diphosphatase translates to MDRLVPAAPTQVVLATRNKGKIKELNALLAPLGVRVIGLDAFPDIGEIPETGETFLDNARIKADAVCRATGLVSLADDSGLCVDALSGAPGVHSARFSGEHANDAANNAKLLAAMAHVPERDRTCRFVSVVVAACPDGRELTAEGTWEGRVLAAPAGNGGFGYDPLFFDPTLGKAAAELTPEEKNARSHRGKALARLVAAWPGFWGEK